The Athene noctua chromosome 23, bAthNoc1.hap1.1, whole genome shotgun sequence genome window below encodes:
- the DCLRE1B gene encoding 5' exonuclease Apollo: MSGTLIPGTPIAVDFWSVRRAGGARLFFLSHMHSDHTVGLSSTWSRPLYCSPLTARLLPRRLQVPSRWIRPLEVGQSHVLGEEVTVTLLDSNHCPGSVMFLFEGAFGTILYTGRAGAQGPPHRPPLPGQHPLPPAAPAALAAARHAPGRPPHPHAPAAPRRHRLGKETLLVDLAVEFSTWVVVSPWRLEQMRLLELPDVFTAEEGAGWIRAVDVAEIRWETLVSWNALHPTIAILPTGRPVKVTHPNIHPIPYSDHSSFAELCEFVEWLKPRSVIPIVRGSTCQVYFQEFLSSAPQALPDPETPRPAQGSAQRQSTRREREPTCLLKGATQRPAPRGVVYESPEKRTEKSEELTGVKVPQHSCCSEEGDAPHGGAEEGPEELSPEQPPAAHAASPAPISDEHFPAGFAEQYLLTPLNVLKQNSSQNFDKLIEDFFRRGKAS; encoded by the exons ATGAGCGGGACGCTGATCCCGGGGACGCCGATCGCCGTGGACTTCTGGAGCGTGCGGCGCGCGGGCGGCGCGCGGCTGTTCTTCCTGTCGCACATGCACTCGGACCACACCGTGGGGCTCTCCAGCACCTGGAGCCGCCCGCTCTACTGCTCACCGCTCACCGCGCGCCTCCTGCCCCGCCGCCTCCAG gTGCCGTCGCGCTGGATCCGGCCGCTGGAGGTGGGGCAGAGCCACGTGCTGGGCGAGGAGGTGACGGTGACGCTGCTCGACTCCAACCACTGCCCCGGCTCCGTCATGTTCCTCTTCGAGGGCGCCTTCGGCACCATCCTCTACACAG GGCGAGCCGGCGCTCAGGGGCCGCCGCATCGACCGCCTCTACCTGGACAACACCCACTGCCACCCGCAGCGCCCGCTGCCCTCGCGGCAGCTCGCCACGCGCCAGGCCGCCCGCCTCATCCGCACGCACCCGCGGCACCACGTCGTCATCG CCTGGGCAAGGAGACGCTGCTGGTGGACCTGGCTGTGGAGTTCAGCACCTGGGTGGTGGTGAGCCCCTGGCGCCTGGAGCAGATGCGCCTGCTGGAGCTGCCCGACGTCTTCACCGCCGAGGAGGGGGCCGGCTGGATCCGCGCCGTGGACGTGGCCGAGATCCGCTGGGAGACCCTGGTCAGCTGGAACGCGCTGCACCCCACCATCGCCATCCTGCCCACCGGCCGGCCCGTGAAGGTCACCCACCCCAACATCCACCCCATCCCCTACTCGGATCACTCCTCCTTCGCGGAGCTCTGCGAGTTCGTCGAGTGGCTGAAACCGCGCTCTGTCATTCCCATTGTGAGGGGCAGCACGTGCCAGGTTTACTTCCAGGAATTCCTGAGCTCTGCCCCCCAGGCACTGCCTGACCCCGAAACCCCAAGGCCCGCCCAAGGGTCTGCGCAGCGGCAGAGCACGAGGAGGGAGCGGGAACCCACGTGTCTCCTGAAAGGAGCTACCCAGCGTCCTGCGCCCCGAGGGGTTGTTTATGAGTCCCCGGAGAAACGTACTGAGAAATCTGAAGAGCTTACGGGCGTTAAGGTTcctcagcacagctgctgctcgGAGGAAGGGGACGCTCCTCACGGGGGCGCGGAGGAAGGGCCGgaggagctgagcccagagcagcCACCAGCCGCTCATGCCGCTAGCCCGGCGCCCATTTCTGATGAGCACTTCCCAGCTGGGTTTGCAGAGCAGTATTTACTCACTCCCTTAAATGTCCTAAAGCAGAATTCCTCACAGAACTTTGACAAGCTGATAGAAGATTTCTTTAGGAGGGGAAAAGCGTCCTGA
- the HIPK1 gene encoding homeodomain-interacting protein kinase 1 isoform X5, giving the protein MASQLQVFSPPSVSSSAFCSAKKLKVEPSVWDVSGQSSSDKYYTHSKNLPAAQGQASSSHQVANFSIPAYDQNLLLPAPSVEHIVVTAADSTGSSATASFQNSQALTHRSNVSLLEPYQKCGLKRKSEEVDSNGSVQIIEEHPPLMLQNRPAVGAAATTTTVTTKSSSSSGEGDYQLVQHEILCSMTNTYEVLEFLGRGTFGQVAKCWKRSTKEIVAIKILKNHPSYARQGQIEVSILSRLSSENADEYNFVRSYECFQHKNHTCLVFEMLEQNLYDFLKQNKFSPLPLKYIRPILQQVATALMKLKSLGLIHADLKPENIMLVDPARQPYRVKVIDFGSASHVSKAVCSTYLQSRYYRAPEIILGLPFCEAIDMWSLGCVIAELFLGWPLYPGASEYDQIRYISQTQGLPAEYLLSAGTKTSRFFNRDPNLGYPLWRLKTPEEHELETGIKSKEARKYIFNCLDDMAQVNMSTDLEGTDMLAEKADRREYIDLLKKMLTIDADKRITPLKTLNHPFVTMTHLLDFPHSNHVKSCFQNMEICKRRVNMYDTVNQIKSPFTTHVAPNTSTNLTMSFNNQLNTVHNQASVLASNSTAAATLSLANSDVSLLNYQSALYPSSAAPVAGVAQQSVSLQPGTTQICTQTDPFQQTFIVCPPAFQTGLQATTKHSGFPVRMENAVPIVPQAPAAQPLQIQSGVLTQGSCTPLMVATLHPQVATITPQYAVPFTLNCAAGRPALVEQTAAVLQAWPGGTQQILLPSTWQQLPGVALHNSVQPAAVIPEALGGSQQLADWRNAHSHGNQYGTLMQQPSLLTNHVALAAAQPLNVGVAHVVRQQQGSNLPAKKNKQPAPGAAKPSSTLETVPSQVYSLIGSSPLRSTSSSSNVLVPVQEQHQPIVIPDTPSPPVSVITIRSDTDEEEDSKYKPASLGMKQRSNVISYVTVNDSPDSDSSLNSPYATDPLSSLRSTGGALELPTRGAADSSSSRTIIVPPLKAQLSDCIVATQASGILSSTSKTKPVASVSGQSSGCCITPTGYRPHRVVTNGVQPLNLSQGSSRHAAYAAHPGTLVHQVPVSVGPSLLTSANVPPAQYQHQFAPQSYIGASRGSAIYTGYPLSPTKINQYSYL; this is encoded by the exons ATGGCCTCACAGCTGCAGGTGTTCTCCCCTCCGTCAGTATCCTCGAGTGCCTTCTGCAGTGCCAAGAAACTGAAAGTGGAGCCCTCTGTCTGGGATGTTTCAGGACAGAGCAGTAGCGACAAGTATTATACCCACAGTAAAAACCTCCCAGCAGCTCAAGGGCAAGCAAGCTCCTCTCATCAGGTAGCCAATTTCAGCATCCCCGCTTACGACCAGAACCTCCTTCTCCCTGCTCCTTCAGTCGAGCACATCGTGGTCACAGCGGCCGACAGCACAGGCAGCAGCGCAACAGCCTCCTTCCAGAACAGCCAGGCCCTGACGCATAGGAGCAACGTTTCTCTACTGGAACCATACCAAAAATGtggattaaaaaggaaaagtgaagaaGTCGACAGCAACGGTAGTGTGCAGATAATCGAGGAACATCCACCTCTCATGCTGCAAAACAGACCTGCGGTGGGTGCTGCGGCCACGACCACCACGGTAACCACTAAAAGCAGCAGTTCCAGTGGAGAAGGGGATTACCAGCTGGTCCAGCATGAGATCCTGTGCTCTATGACCAACACCTACGAGGTCTTGGAATTCCTGGGCCGAGGGACGTTTGGGCAGGTGGCGAAATGCTGGAAACGTAGCACAAAGGAGATTGTAGCCATCAAAATCCTGAAGAACCATCCTTCCTACGCCAGGCAGGGCCAGATAGAGGTGAGCATCCTCTCTCGCTTGAGCAGTGAGAATGCTGACGAGTATAACTTTGTTCGCTCCTACGAGTGCTTTCAACACAAGAATCATACATGCCTTGTATTTGAGATGCTGGAACAGAACTTGTATGATTTCTTAAAGCAAAATAAGTTCAGCCCGTTGCCCCTGAAATACATTCGGCCAATTCTGCAGCAAGTGGCTACTGCCTTGATGAAGTTAAAGAGCCTGGGTCTGATACACGCCGATCTGAAACCAGAAAACATCATGTTGGTGGATCCCGCGCGCCAGCCCTACAGGGTGAAGGTGATCGACTTCGGCTCGGCCAGCCACGTCTCCAAGGCCGTCTGCTCCACGTACCTGCAGTCGCGCTACTACAG agcTCCTGAAATCATCCTGGGTTTACCGTTCTGTGAAGCTATTGACATGTGGTCGCTGGGCTGTGTGATCGCCGAGCTGTTCCTGGGCTGGCCTCTGTACCCAGGGGCCTCCGAGTATGATCAG ATCCGTTATATTTCGCAAACTCAAGGCCTTCCAGCGGAGTATCTTCTCAGTGCAGGAACGAAAACAAGCAGGTTTTTTAACAGAGATCCAAATCTGGGATACCCACTGTGGAGGCTAAAG ACCCCAGAAGAACACGAGTTGGAGACAGGAATAAAATCCAAAGAAGCTCGGAAATACATATTCAACTGTTTGGATGACATGGCGCAG gtGAATATGTCTACAGACTTAGAAGGGACTGACATGTTGGCAGAGAAGGCTGACCGAAGGGAATATATCGATTTGTTGAAGAAAATGTTGACAATTGATGCAGATAAGAGAATTACTCCACTGAAGACTTTGAACCATCCCTTTGTTACAATGACACATCTACTGGATTTCCCACACAGTAATCA TGTGAAATCTTGCTTTCAGAATATGGAGATCTGCAAGCGAAGAGTTAATATGTATGATACAGTGAATCAGATTAAGAGCCCGTTCACGACTCACGTTGCTCCTAATACAAGCACAAACCTGACAATGAGCTTTAACAACCAGCTCAATACCGTGCACAATCAG gccagtgtcttggcttccaatTCCACTGCTGCTGCTACTCTTTCCCTGGCAAACTCGGACGTCTCGCTGCTGAACTACCAGTCTGCTCTGTATCCATCCTCTGCAGCCCCGGTCGCAGGGGTGGCACAGCAGAGTGTTTCCTTGCAGCCCGGAACCACCCAGATCTGCACACAGACTGACCCCTTCCAGCAAACCTTCATTGTCTGTCCCCCCGCTTTCCAAA CCGGACTTCAGGCGACTACAAAGCACTCTGGGTTCCCGGTGAGGATGGAGAACGCTGTCCCCATTGTACCGCAGGCCCCCGCAGCACAGCCACTGCAGATCCAGTCTGGAGTTCTcacacag GGAAGCTGTACACCACTAATGGTAGCAACTCTTCATCCTCAAGTAGCCACCATCACGCCGCAGTATGCGGTGCCCTTTACTCTGAACTGCGCAGCCGGCCGGCCGGCGCTAGTCGAACAGACGGCTGCAGTACTG CAGGCCTGGCCGGGGGGCACGCAGCAGATACTGCTTCCTTCCACCTGGCAGCAGCTCCCCGGGGTTGCTCTGCACAACTCCGTTCAGCCGGCGGCCGTGATCCCGGAGGCGCTCGGCGGCAGCCAGCAGCTGGCGGACTGGAG GAATGCCCATTCCCACGGGAATCAGTACGGCACCCTCATGCAGCAGCCGTCCCTGCTGACCAACCACGTGGCGCTGGCGGCCGCGCAGCCGCTGAACGTCGGCGTGGCTCACGTCGTCCGGCAGCAGCAGGGCTCCAACCTCCCGGCGAAGAAGAACAAGCAGCCGGCGCCCGGCGCAGCCAA GCCCAGCTCCACTCTAGAGACTGTGCCCTCCCAAGTCTACTCGCTGATCGGGAGCAGTCCTCTGcgctccacctcctcctcctccaacgTGCTCGTCCCCGTGCAGGAGCAGCACCAGCCCATCGTGATCCCGGACACTCCCAGCCCGCCCGTCAGCGTCATCACCATTCGCAGCGACACTGATGAGGAGGAGGACAGCAAATACAAACCTGCCAG TTTGGGTATGAAGCAGAGATCCAATGTCATCAGCTACGTTACCGTCAACGACTCCCCGGATTCCGACTCCTCCCTGAACAGCCCCTACGCCACAGACCCTCTTTCCTCTCTCAGGAGCACGGGCGGGGCCCTGGAGCTGCCGACCAGAGGCGCGGCCGACAGCTCCAGCTCCCGGACCATCATCGTGCCGCCGCTGAAAGCGCAGCTCAGTGACTGCATCGTGGCCACCCAGGCCTCGG gcaTCCTGAGCAGCACCAGTAAGACCAAGCCAGTGGCCTCTGTGAGCGGGCAGTCGTCCGGATGCTGCATAACACCCACGGGGTACCGCCCGCACCGCGTGGTAACGAACGGCGTGCAGCCCCTCAATCTCAGCCAG